The following proteins are co-located in the Trichormus variabilis 0441 genome:
- the ubiE gene encoding bifunctional demethylmenaquinone methyltransferase/2-methoxy-6-polyprenyl-1,4-benzoquinol methylase UbiE produces MTNEIRAIFDRIAPVYDQLNDWLSLGQHRIWKEMAIKWTGAKPGDTCLDLCCGSGDLALRLARRVGSTGQVYGVDFSANLLETAKQRAQAQYPQPHISWVEANVLDLPFEDNQFDAATMGYGLRNVTDIPRSLQELRRVLKPNAKAAILDFHRPNNQQFRTFQQWYLDSIVVPLADRLGVKEEYAYISPSLDRFPIGKEQVEIALQVGFTSATHYPIANGMMGVLIISK; encoded by the coding sequence ATGACAAACGAAATTCGTGCTATTTTTGACCGCATTGCCCCCGTCTACGACCAGTTGAATGATTGGCTAAGTCTAGGACAGCATCGCATCTGGAAAGAAATGGCGATTAAATGGACTGGGGCTAAACCAGGAGATACTTGTTTAGATTTATGTTGCGGGAGTGGGGATTTAGCCCTACGTCTAGCACGGCGTGTAGGCTCGACAGGCCAAGTATACGGTGTGGATTTCTCTGCTAACCTGCTAGAAACCGCCAAACAACGCGCCCAAGCACAATACCCCCAACCTCATATTTCTTGGGTGGAAGCCAATGTCTTGGATTTACCTTTTGAGGATAATCAATTCGATGCGGCGACAATGGGCTACGGCTTAAGAAATGTCACAGATATTCCCCGTAGTCTCCAAGAACTGCGCCGCGTACTCAAACCCAATGCAAAGGCAGCCATTTTAGATTTTCATCGCCCCAACAATCAACAATTCCGCACCTTTCAGCAATGGTACTTAGATAGTATAGTTGTACCACTAGCCGATCGCCTGGGAGTCAAAGAAGAATACGCTTATATCAGCCCCAGTTTAGACCGCTTCCCCATTGGCAAAGAACAAGTAGAAATAGCCCTTCAAGTTGGTTTTACCTCAGCCACACACTACCCCATTGCGAACGGTATGATGGGAGTATTGATAATTAGTAAATAG